From a region of the Streptacidiphilus albus JL83 genome:
- a CDS encoding 4-hydroxy-3-methylbut-2-enyl diphosphate reductase codes for MSAATAPRRVLLAAPRGYCAGVDRAVIAVEKALEQYGAPIYVRNEIVHNKYVVQTLEKKGVIFVGATEEVPEGNIVVFSAHGVAPSVHDEAERGRLATIDATCPLVTKVHKEALRYADEDYDILLIGHEGHEEVIGTMGEAPERTHLVDGPKDVASVQVRDESKVVWLSQTTLSVDEAMATVGALKQRFPLLTSPPSDDICYATQNRQVVIKQVAAQSDLVIVVGSRNSSNSVRLVEVSLEAGAKAAHLVDFAEEIDEAWLEGVSTVGLTSGASVPEILVEGVLEWLAARGFGDVEQVRTMEEHLQFSLPKELRRDLRAEAAGK; via the coding sequence ATGTCTGCTGCTACCGCTCCCCGCCGTGTCCTGCTCGCCGCACCGCGCGGTTACTGCGCCGGCGTCGACCGTGCCGTGATCGCCGTCGAGAAGGCCCTGGAGCAGTACGGGGCCCCGATCTACGTCCGCAACGAGATCGTCCACAACAAGTACGTGGTGCAGACCCTGGAGAAGAAGGGGGTCATCTTCGTCGGCGCGACCGAGGAGGTCCCCGAGGGCAACATCGTCGTCTTCTCCGCCCACGGCGTCGCCCCCTCCGTCCACGACGAGGCCGAGCGCGGCAGGCTCGCCACCATCGACGCGACCTGCCCGCTGGTCACCAAGGTCCACAAGGAGGCGCTGCGCTACGCCGACGAGGACTACGACATCCTGCTGATCGGCCACGAGGGCCACGAGGAGGTCATCGGGACGATGGGCGAGGCGCCGGAGCGCACCCATCTGGTCGACGGCCCCAAGGACGTCGCCAGTGTGCAGGTCCGCGACGAGTCCAAGGTGGTGTGGCTGTCGCAGACCACCCTGTCCGTGGACGAGGCCATGGCCACCGTCGGCGCGCTCAAGCAGCGCTTCCCGCTGCTGACCAGCCCGCCCAGCGACGACATCTGCTACGCCACACAGAACCGGCAGGTGGTGATCAAGCAGGTCGCCGCCCAGTCCGACCTGGTGATCGTGGTCGGCTCGCGCAACTCCTCCAACTCGGTGCGGCTGGTCGAGGTCTCGCTGGAGGCCGGGGCCAAGGCCGCCCACCTGGTGGACTTCGCCGAGGAGATCGACGAGGCCTGGCTGGAGGGCGTCTCCACGGTCGGCCTGACCAGCGGCGCCTCGGTGCCGGAGATCCTGGTCGAGGGCGTGCTGGAGTGGCTGGCCGCGCGCGGCTTCGGCGACGTCGAGCAGGTCCGGACGATGGAGGAGCACCTGCAGTTCTCGCTGCCCAAGGAGCTCCGTCGCGATCTGCGGGCCGAGGCCGCGGGCAAGTAG
- the xseA gene encoding exodeoxyribonuclease VII large subunit produces the protein MALDSSAEAAIPVGRVSQLIGGWINRLGAVWVEGQITQLSRRPGAGVVFLTLRDPSEDVSLSVTCYRSVFDPVAELVGEGSRVVLHAKPEWYGPRGTLSLRAAEIRLVGLGDLLARLELLKRTLGAEGLFAAERKRPLPFLPQCIGLVTGRASAAERDVLQNARRRWPAVRFEVRNVPVQGVHAVPEVIAAVKELDEHPEVDVIIVARGGGSVEDLLPFSDERLVRAVAAARTPVVSAIGHEPDQPLLDYVADLRASTPTDAAKRVVPDVREELARVHGLRDRARYGVRARLDRERSGLDAVRSRPVLAAPHRMVDERAADVAALLERSRRTLDHRLDRASADLAHTLARVVALSPAATLQRGYAVLQRADGAVVRDPSQVTAGEPLRARVAGGDFPVTVGPED, from the coding sequence ATGGCTCTCGACAGCTCAGCCGAAGCAGCAATCCCGGTCGGCCGGGTCTCCCAGCTCATCGGCGGGTGGATCAACCGCCTGGGTGCGGTCTGGGTGGAGGGGCAGATCACCCAGCTCAGCCGGCGGCCCGGCGCGGGCGTGGTGTTCCTGACGCTGCGTGACCCCTCGGAGGACGTCTCGCTCTCGGTCACCTGCTACCGCTCGGTCTTCGATCCGGTGGCGGAGCTGGTCGGCGAGGGCTCACGGGTGGTGCTGCACGCCAAGCCCGAGTGGTACGGACCGCGCGGGACGCTGTCGCTGCGCGCCGCCGAGATCCGGCTGGTCGGCCTGGGCGACCTGCTGGCCCGGCTTGAGCTGCTGAAGCGCACCCTCGGCGCGGAGGGGCTCTTCGCCGCCGAGCGGAAGCGCCCGCTGCCCTTCCTGCCGCAGTGCATCGGCCTGGTGACCGGCCGCGCCTCGGCCGCCGAGCGCGACGTGCTGCAGAACGCCCGGCGGCGCTGGCCGGCCGTGCGCTTCGAGGTGCGCAACGTCCCGGTGCAGGGGGTGCACGCGGTGCCGGAGGTGATCGCCGCCGTGAAGGAGCTGGACGAGCACCCCGAGGTGGACGTGATCATCGTCGCCCGGGGCGGCGGCAGCGTCGAGGACCTGCTGCCGTTCTCGGACGAGCGGCTGGTCCGCGCGGTCGCGGCGGCCCGGACGCCGGTGGTCAGCGCGATCGGCCACGAGCCGGACCAGCCGCTGCTGGACTACGTCGCGGACCTGCGCGCCTCCACCCCGACCGACGCCGCCAAGCGGGTCGTTCCCGACGTCCGCGAGGAGCTGGCCCGAGTGCACGGGCTCCGCGACCGGGCCCGCTACGGCGTCCGGGCGCGGCTGGACCGGGAGCGCTCGGGGCTGGACGCGGTGCGCAGCCGTCCGGTCCTGGCCGCGCCGCACCGGATGGTCGACGAGCGGGCCGCCGACGTGGCCGCCCTGCTGGAACGTTCCCGCCGCACCCTGGACCACCGGCTGGACCGCGCCTCGGCCGATCTGGCGCACACCCTCGCCCGGGTGGTGGCGCTCTCCCCGGCGGCGACCCTCCAGCGCGGCTACGCGGTGCTGCAGCGCGCGGACGGCGCCGTCGTCCGCGACCCGTCCCAGGTCACGGCCGGGGAGCCGCTGCGGGCCCGGGTCGCGGGCGGCGATTTCCCGGTCACGGTCGGCCCCGAGGACTGA
- a CDS encoding exodeoxyribonuclease VII small subunit, with product MTKQSDSAVAAATTGTDGTDASAVDDALGYEQARDALLDVVRRLETGGSSLEESLALWERGEQLAKVCERWLDGARARLDAALAEGEDADPE from the coding sequence ATGACGAAGCAGTCGGACAGCGCGGTGGCGGCAGCGACGACAGGGACGGACGGGACGGACGCGTCGGCGGTCGACGACGCCCTCGGTTACGAGCAGGCGCGCGACGCGCTGCTCGACGTGGTGCGCCGGTTGGAGACCGGGGGCAGCTCCCTGGAGGAGTCCCTGGCGCTGTGGGAGCGCGGGGAGCAGCTGGCCAAGGTGTGCGAGCGCTGGCTCGACGGCGCCCGGGCCAGGCTGGACGCGGCCCTGGCCGAGGGCGAGGACGCCGACCCGGAGTAG
- a CDS encoding malonic semialdehyde reductase: MTIADALVLDPAAQDLLFREARTANTFTDEPVTDEQIQAIYDLVKYAPTSMNMSPLRIVLVRSDEARARLVGHMSDGNKDKTAGAPLVAILAADHEFHEELPKLFPHFPQAKDLFFAERPGREAASNLNATLQAAYFILGVRAAGLAAGPMTGYDAAAINKEFFADGDHSVLAVVNIGKPGENAWFPRSPRLEYDEVVTTV; the protein is encoded by the coding sequence ATGACCATTGCCGACGCTCTCGTCCTCGACCCCGCCGCCCAGGACCTGCTTTTCCGCGAGGCCCGCACCGCGAACACCTTCACTGACGAGCCGGTCACCGACGAGCAGATCCAGGCCATCTACGACCTGGTCAAGTACGCGCCGACCTCGATGAACATGTCGCCGCTGCGGATCGTGCTGGTCCGCTCGGACGAGGCCCGCGCCCGTCTGGTCGGCCACATGAGCGACGGCAACAAGGACAAGACCGCGGGCGCCCCGCTGGTCGCGATCCTGGCCGCCGACCACGAGTTCCACGAGGAGCTGCCGAAGCTCTTCCCGCACTTCCCGCAGGCGAAGGACCTCTTCTTCGCGGAGCGCCCCGGCCGTGAGGCCGCCTCCAACCTGAACGCCACCCTGCAGGCCGCCTACTTCATCCTCGGCGTACGCGCCGCCGGCCTCGCCGCCGGCCCGATGACCGGCTACGACGCCGCCGCCATCAACAAGGAGTTCTTCGCCGACGGCGACCACTCCGTGCTGGCCGTCGTCAACATCGGCAAGCCGGGCGAGAACGCCTGGTTCCCGCGCTCCCCGCGGCTGGAGTACGACGAGGTCGTCACCACCGTCTGA
- a CDS encoding DUF4245 domain-containing protein: MATENAVAQVGTAPTTTQKRPGMGSKSIKDMVLSLAAVMLTGLVIYYFIPHSGGNGVHPVEYGAAVDSARRAAPYPVLAPTGLPKGWNATEVNYNGMDATDAVWSLGFVDPGGQYVSVQQSNGSPADFIPSVTTGGVKVSGTSTVNGVVWSHYQGSNYRALVLQTPKVTTVVTGTESYAAMESFAARLSGS; this comes from the coding sequence GTGGCAACAGAGAACGCGGTGGCTCAGGTCGGGACGGCGCCCACGACGACGCAGAAGCGTCCGGGCATGGGCTCCAAGTCGATCAAGGACATGGTGCTGTCCCTGGCGGCGGTCATGCTGACCGGCCTGGTGATCTACTACTTCATCCCGCATTCGGGCGGCAACGGGGTCCATCCGGTGGAGTACGGCGCGGCCGTCGACTCGGCCCGGCGCGCGGCCCCCTACCCGGTGCTGGCCCCGACCGGCCTGCCGAAGGGCTGGAACGCGACCGAGGTCAACTACAACGGGATGGACGCCACCGACGCGGTCTGGAGCCTGGGCTTCGTCGACCCCGGCGGCCAGTACGTCTCGGTCCAGCAGAGCAACGGCTCGCCGGCCGACTTCATCCCCAGCGTGACCACCGGCGGCGTCAAGGTCAGCGGCACCAGCACGGTGAACGGCGTGGTCTGGAGCCACTACCAGGGCTCGAACTACCGCGCCCTGGTGCTGCAGACGCCCAAGGTGACGACGGTGGTGACCGGCACCGAGTCCTATGCCGCGATGGAGAGCTTCGCGGCCCGGCTCAGCGGCAGCTGA
- the glpX gene encoding class II fructose-bisphosphatase — protein MTEQHPHDQQHQHGQHNLPQSLEVAPEAPDRNLALELVRVTEAAAMAAGRWVGRGDKNGADGAAVRAMRTLVHTVSMNGVVVIGEGEKDDAPMLFNGERVGDGTGPECDVAVDPVDGTTLTAKGMPNAVAVLAVADRGTMFDPSAVFYMDKLVAGPEAAGLVDITAPVEHNVQAVARAKGCAPEDVTVVLLDRPRHEKLAAEIRATGARIKFISDGDVAGAVMAVREGTGVDLLLGVGGTPEGIIAACAIKCLGGVIQGRLWPKDEAERRKALDAGHDLSRVLHTDDLVSGENVFFVATGITDGELLRGVHYKAETAITSSLVMRSKSGTIRRIESEHKLSKLRAYSAIDFDRAR, from the coding sequence ATGACCGAGCAGCACCCGCACGACCAGCAGCACCAGCACGGCCAGCACAATCTGCCCCAATCCCTGGAGGTCGCCCCCGAGGCGCCCGACCGCAACCTCGCCCTCGAACTGGTCCGGGTGACCGAGGCCGCCGCCATGGCGGCCGGTCGCTGGGTCGGCCGAGGCGACAAGAACGGCGCGGACGGCGCAGCCGTGCGCGCCATGCGCACCCTCGTCCACACCGTGTCGATGAACGGCGTCGTCGTCATCGGCGAGGGCGAGAAGGACGACGCGCCCATGCTCTTCAACGGGGAGCGGGTCGGCGACGGCACGGGCCCCGAGTGCGACGTGGCCGTGGACCCGGTGGACGGCACCACCCTCACCGCCAAGGGCATGCCCAACGCGGTGGCGGTCCTGGCCGTCGCCGACCGGGGCACCATGTTCGACCCCAGCGCCGTCTTCTACATGGACAAGCTGGTGGCGGGACCGGAAGCGGCCGGTCTCGTCGACATCACCGCACCGGTCGAGCACAACGTCCAGGCCGTCGCCCGGGCCAAGGGCTGCGCACCGGAGGACGTCACCGTCGTCCTGCTGGACCGACCCCGCCACGAGAAGCTGGCGGCCGAGATCCGGGCCACCGGCGCCCGGATCAAGTTCATCTCGGACGGAGACGTGGCCGGAGCGGTGATGGCCGTCCGCGAGGGCACCGGGGTCGACCTGCTGCTCGGCGTCGGCGGGACGCCCGAGGGCATCATCGCGGCCTGCGCCATCAAGTGCCTCGGCGGCGTGATCCAGGGCCGGCTGTGGCCGAAGGACGAGGCGGAGCGCCGCAAGGCCCTGGACGCCGGCCACGACCTGAGCCGCGTGCTGCACACCGACGACCTGGTCAGCGGCGAGAACGTGTTCTTCGTCGCGACCGGGATCACCGACGGCGAACTGCTGCGCGGCGTCCACTACAAGGCGGAGACCGCGATCACCAGCTCGCTGGTGATGCGCTCCAAGAGCGGCACGATCCGTCGGATCGAGAGCGAGCACAAGCTGTCGAAGCTGCGGGCCTACAGCGCGATCGACTTCGACCGCGCACGCTAG
- a CDS encoding WhiB family transcriptional regulator produces the protein MLRPIEARLDANRSRVPTQRGHTDDSPWHSSAACRRDEAGLFFAPSKEPTAARLAREEQAKRVCGRCPVLLECREHALLQPEPYGVWGGLTAAERRVVLARRRRREQELREAARIGTQVAAAG, from the coding sequence GTGCTTCGTCCGATAGAAGCCCGTTTGGACGCGAACCGTTCACGCGTTCCCACGCAGCGCGGACATACGGACGACTCTCCCTGGCATTCCAGTGCCGCCTGCAGGCGGGACGAGGCCGGACTGTTCTTCGCTCCCTCCAAGGAGCCCACCGCGGCCCGGCTGGCCCGCGAGGAGCAGGCCAAGCGGGTCTGCGGACGCTGCCCGGTCCTGCTGGAGTGCCGCGAGCACGCCCTGCTGCAGCCGGAGCCCTACGGCGTCTGGGGCGGCCTGACGGCCGCCGAGCGCCGGGTGGTGCTGGCCCGGCGCCGCCGTCGGGAGCAGGAACTGCGCGAGGCGGCCCGGATCGGAACGCAGGTCGCCGCGGCCGGCTGA
- a CDS encoding DUF1707 SHOCT-like domain-containing protein — protein MDNSSLPDPMKKAVPENKPQRPYADPADAAVDALAMRASDADRERVAEALREAYAEGRLTAEEHSERVDSVYAAKTLGELVPLTRDLPSHGDLHGEAPQPVSMSKPAPARGPAGGEPPARSEDPKLIAVFGGAERKGRFRAGSWMKAIAVFGGVSIDLSEAVFDQPELVIHCTAVFGGVEIKVPEHVALRGGGIGIFGGTDIRQQEGADASSPVVVVKSVCVFGGVEAKRKRFGKLKETLRRAVDEGFDREDLGRIGREARDEWRRSRHEDHLERRWERRDRGRQRRDRYRGGY, from the coding sequence GTGGACAACTCCTCCCTGCCGGACCCCATGAAGAAAGCCGTCCCGGAGAACAAGCCCCAGCGGCCGTACGCGGATCCGGCCGACGCCGCCGTCGACGCGCTGGCGATGCGCGCCTCCGACGCCGACCGCGAGCGGGTCGCCGAGGCGCTGCGCGAGGCCTATGCCGAGGGCAGACTCACCGCCGAGGAGCACTCGGAGCGGGTGGACTCCGTCTACGCCGCGAAGACCCTGGGCGAACTGGTGCCGCTGACCCGGGACCTGCCGTCCCACGGCGACCTGCACGGCGAGGCGCCGCAGCCGGTCTCGATGTCCAAGCCCGCGCCCGCGCGCGGACCGGCCGGCGGAGAGCCGCCGGCTCGCTCGGAGGACCCGAAGCTGATCGCGGTCTTCGGCGGCGCGGAGCGCAAGGGGCGTTTCCGGGCCGGTAGTTGGATGAAGGCGATCGCGGTCTTCGGCGGCGTCTCGATCGACCTGTCCGAGGCCGTCTTCGACCAGCCCGAGCTGGTGATCCACTGCACGGCCGTCTTCGGCGGCGTCGAGATCAAGGTGCCGGAGCACGTGGCCCTGCGCGGCGGCGGGATCGGGATCTTCGGCGGGACCGACATCCGCCAGCAGGAGGGGGCCGACGCCTCCAGCCCGGTGGTGGTGGTCAAGTCCGTCTGCGTCTTCGGCGGGGTCGAGGCGAAGCGCAAGCGGTTCGGCAAGCTGAAGGAGACGCTGCGCCGGGCGGTGGACGAGGGCTTCGACCGTGAGGACCTGGGCCGGATCGGGCGCGAGGCGCGGGACGAGTGGCGCCGCTCGCGGCACGAGGACCACCTGGAGCGCCGCTGGGAGCGCCGGGACCGGGGCCGGCAGCGCCGGGACCGCTACCGCGGCGGGTACTGA
- a CDS encoding fumarate hydratase, producing MPDFAYTDLLPLGTDPTPYRLLTTEGVSTFEANGRRFLQVEPEALRLLAAEAMHDISHLLRPAHLTQLRRILDDPEASPNDRFVALDLLKNANIAAGGVLPMCQDTGTAIVMGKRGQNVLTAGTDESAISRGIYDAYTKLNLRYSQMAPLTMWDEKNTGSNLPAQVELYATDGDAYKFLFMAKGGGSANKSYLYQETKAILNEASMMAFLEQKIRSLGTAACPPYHLAIVVGGTSAEFALKTAKYASAHYLDTLPTEGSAVGHGFRDLELEAQVHRLTQKIGIGAQFGGKYFCHDVRVIRLPRHGASLPVAMAVSCSADRQALGKITAEGVFLEQLETDPAKYLPETTDEHLDDNVVRIDLNRPMPEIRSELSKHPVKTRLSLTGTLVVARDIAHAKIKERLDAGQGMPQYLKDHPVYYAGPAKTPEGYASGSFGPTTAGRMDSYVDQFQAAGGSMVMLAKGNRSQQVTDACAKHGGFYLGSIGGPAARLALDCIKKVEVLEYAELGMEAVWRIEVVDFPAFVVVDDKGNDFFTDPGDDQPLITSIPVRPGK from the coding sequence ATGCCTGACTTCGCCTACACCGACCTCCTCCCGCTGGGCACGGACCCCACCCCGTACCGGCTGCTCACCACCGAGGGCGTCAGCACCTTCGAGGCGAACGGGCGCCGCTTCCTCCAGGTCGAGCCCGAGGCGCTGCGGCTGCTCGCCGCCGAGGCCATGCACGACATCTCGCACCTGCTCCGCCCGGCCCACCTGACCCAGCTGCGCCGGATCCTGGACGACCCCGAGGCCAGCCCCAACGACCGCTTCGTCGCCCTGGACCTGCTGAAGAACGCCAACATCGCGGCCGGCGGCGTGCTGCCGATGTGCCAGGACACCGGCACCGCGATCGTCATGGGCAAGCGCGGGCAGAACGTGCTGACGGCCGGCACCGACGAGTCGGCGATCTCGCGCGGCATCTACGACGCCTACACCAAGCTGAACCTGCGCTACTCGCAGATGGCCCCGCTGACCATGTGGGACGAGAAGAACACCGGCAGCAACCTGCCCGCCCAGGTCGAGCTCTACGCCACCGACGGCGACGCCTACAAGTTCCTGTTCATGGCCAAGGGCGGCGGCAGCGCCAACAAGTCGTACCTCTACCAGGAGACCAAGGCGATCCTCAACGAGGCGTCGATGATGGCCTTCCTGGAGCAGAAGATCCGCTCGCTGGGCACCGCCGCCTGCCCGCCGTACCACCTGGCGATCGTGGTCGGCGGCACCAGCGCCGAGTTCGCGCTGAAGACCGCGAAGTACGCCTCCGCGCACTACCTGGACACCCTGCCGACCGAGGGCTCGGCCGTCGGCCACGGCTTCCGCGACCTGGAACTGGAGGCGCAGGTCCACCGGTTGACCCAGAAGATCGGCATCGGCGCCCAGTTCGGCGGCAAGTACTTCTGCCACGACGTCCGGGTGATCCGGCTCCCCCGGCACGGCGCCTCGCTGCCGGTGGCGATGGCCGTGTCCTGCTCGGCCGACCGGCAGGCGCTGGGCAAGATCACCGCCGAGGGCGTCTTCCTGGAGCAGTTGGAGACCGACCCGGCGAAGTACCTGCCGGAGACCACCGACGAGCACCTCGACGACAACGTCGTCCGGATCGACCTCAACCGGCCGATGCCGGAGATCCGCTCCGAGCTGTCCAAGCACCCGGTGAAGACCCGGCTCTCGCTCACCGGCACGCTGGTGGTGGCGCGCGACATCGCCCACGCCAAGATCAAGGAGCGGCTGGACGCGGGCCAGGGCATGCCGCAGTACCTGAAGGACCACCCGGTCTACTACGCCGGCCCGGCGAAGACGCCCGAGGGCTACGCCTCCGGCTCCTTCGGCCCGACCACGGCCGGGCGGATGGACTCCTACGTCGACCAGTTCCAGGCAGCCGGCGGCTCGATGGTGATGCTGGCCAAGGGCAACCGCTCGCAGCAGGTCACCGACGCCTGTGCCAAGCACGGCGGCTTCTACCTGGGCTCGATCGGCGGCCCGGCGGCCCGGCTGGCGCTGGACTGCATCAAGAAGGTCGAGGTGCTGGAGTACGCCGAGCTGGGCATGGAGGCGGTCTGGCGGATCGAGGTCGTGGACTTCCCGGCGTTCGTCGTGGTGGACGACAAGGGCAACGACTTCTTCACCGACCCCGGTGACGACCAGCCGCTGATCACCAGCATCCCGGTCCGGCCGGGGAAGTAG
- a CDS encoding class II fumarate hydratase, which yields MAMSEYRIEHDSMGEVRVPAQAKWGAQTQRAVENFPISGQRLEPAHIAALARIKAAAAKVNAELGVLDPAAAKAIEEAAEEVASGRWDAEFPIDVFQTGSGTSSNMNTNEVVATLAGERLGRPVHPNDEVNASQSSNDVFPSSIHIAATAAVTHDLVPALEQLAAALERKAEEFAGTVKSGRTHLMDATPVTLGQEFGGYAAQVRYGIERLRATLPRVAELPLGGTAVGTGINTPPGFSAAVIAEVARVTGLPLTEARNHFEAQGARDGLVELSGQLRTIGVGFTKIANDLRWMGSGPRTGLGEINLPDLQPGSSIMPGKVNPVIPEAVVMVAAQVTGNDATVAAAGAAGNFELNVMLPVIARNLLESVRLLANVARLLADRTVDGITANTDRLREYAESSPSVVTPLNRWIGYEEAAKTAKQALAERKTIRQVVLERGYVEQGRLTEQQLDEALDVLRMTRP from the coding sequence ATGGCCATGAGCGAGTACCGGATCGAGCACGACTCCATGGGTGAGGTGCGGGTTCCCGCGCAGGCGAAGTGGGGGGCGCAGACCCAGCGGGCGGTGGAGAACTTCCCGATCTCCGGGCAGCGTCTCGAACCGGCGCACATCGCCGCGCTGGCGCGGATCAAGGCAGCGGCGGCGAAGGTCAACGCCGAACTGGGCGTGCTGGACCCGGCGGCGGCGAAGGCGATCGAGGAGGCGGCCGAGGAGGTCGCCTCGGGCCGGTGGGACGCCGAGTTCCCGATCGACGTCTTCCAGACCGGCTCCGGCACCTCGTCCAACATGAACACCAACGAGGTGGTCGCGACCCTGGCCGGCGAGCGGCTGGGCCGACCGGTCCACCCCAATGACGAGGTCAATGCCAGCCAGTCCTCGAACGACGTCTTCCCCAGCTCCATCCACATCGCGGCGACCGCCGCGGTCACCCACGACCTGGTCCCGGCGCTGGAGCAGCTCGCCGCCGCGCTGGAGCGGAAGGCGGAGGAGTTCGCCGGGACGGTGAAGTCGGGCCGGACCCATCTGATGGACGCCACTCCGGTGACGCTGGGTCAGGAGTTCGGCGGCTACGCCGCGCAGGTCCGCTACGGGATCGAGCGGCTGCGGGCGACCCTGCCCCGGGTCGCGGAGCTGCCGCTCGGCGGGACCGCCGTCGGCACCGGCATCAACACCCCGCCGGGCTTCTCGGCCGCGGTGATCGCCGAGGTCGCCCGGGTGACCGGCCTGCCGCTGACCGAGGCCCGCAACCACTTCGAGGCTCAGGGGGCCAGGGACGGGCTGGTCGAGCTCAGCGGCCAGCTGCGCACCATCGGGGTCGGCTTCACCAAGATCGCCAATGATCTGCGCTGGATGGGCTCGGGCCCGCGCACCGGCCTCGGCGAGATCAACCTGCCCGACCTCCAGCCGGGTTCGTCGATCATGCCGGGCAAGGTCAACCCGGTGATCCCGGAGGCCGTGGTGATGGTCGCGGCCCAGGTCACCGGCAATGACGCGACGGTCGCGGCGGCCGGCGCGGCCGGGAACTTCGAGCTCAATGTGATGCTGCCGGTGATCGCCCGCAACCTGCTGGAGTCGGTCCGGCTGCTGGCCAATGTCGCCCGGCTGCTGGCCGACCGGACCGTGGACGGCATCACCGCCAACACCGACCGGCTGCGCGAGTACGCCGAGTCCTCCCCCTCGGTGGTGACCCCGCTCAACCGCTGGATCGGCTACGAGGAGGCCGCCAAGACCGCCAAGCAGGCGCTGGCCGAGCGGAAGACGATCCGTCAGGTGGTGCTGGAGCGCGGCTACGTGGAGCAGGGCAGGCTCACCGAGCAGCAGCTCGACGAGGCCCTGGACGTGCTGCGGATGACCCGCCCCTGA
- a CDS encoding tetratricopeptide repeat protein, which yields MTTAPTLADEYARAQLFFDSKAYSDAALILAGIVEQDPASTAARLLLARAYYHSAQLTRAAAELRLVLERDPVESYAHLMLGRTLERQGRAAEAVPHLRIAAAMDGDPEV from the coding sequence GTGACCACCGCCCCCACGCTCGCGGACGAGTACGCCCGCGCCCAACTGTTCTTCGACTCCAAGGCGTACAGCGACGCCGCGCTGATCCTGGCCGGGATCGTGGAGCAGGACCCGGCGAGCACCGCGGCCCGGCTGCTGCTGGCCCGCGCCTACTACCACTCGGCCCAGCTCACCCGGGCCGCCGCCGAGCTGCGGCTGGTGCTGGAGCGGGACCCGGTCGAGTCCTACGCCCATCTCATGCTGGGCCGCACCCTGGAGCGCCAGGGCCGGGCCGCCGAGGCCGTCCCGCACCTCAGGATCGCCGCCGCGATGGACGGCGACCCGGAGGTCTGA
- a CDS encoding LuxR C-terminal-related transcriptional regulator: MGATLKAFGLSGTAEAVYRALLQNPDSGLGDLPAELNLSEPEVRAGYQELAELGLLRSSWDDPLTLRPVVPELGLKALLAQREAELLAHRHELEQCQAAYAVVLAEAACARQYLQTEDLVGVDAIRDRLAELSARTRFQVLTFVPGGGQSEAARESSRPLDEELLGRGVELRTTFLDSVRNHQPTTDYARWLAERGGQVRTAPSLPLRMVVVDREAAVVPLDPERSDTATVLYGKGAVAAMCALFDLVWSGAAPLGDSKSRDSHGMSSQHYALLRILQQGETDLVAARKLGISERTVRRLISEVMDLLGARSRFQAGALATERAWLQ, translated from the coding sequence ATGGGCGCGACGCTGAAGGCATTCGGGCTGAGCGGGACGGCCGAGGCGGTGTACCGGGCACTGCTGCAGAACCCGGACTCCGGCCTCGGCGACCTGCCCGCCGAGCTGAACCTGTCCGAGCCCGAGGTGCGGGCCGGCTACCAGGAGCTGGCCGAGCTGGGACTGCTCCGCTCCTCCTGGGACGACCCGCTGACCCTGCGACCGGTGGTGCCGGAGCTCGGGCTGAAGGCGCTGCTGGCCCAACGGGAGGCCGAACTGCTGGCGCACCGACACGAGTTGGAGCAGTGCCAGGCGGCCTACGCGGTGGTCCTCGCCGAGGCGGCCTGCGCGCGCCAGTACCTGCAGACCGAGGACCTGGTCGGGGTGGACGCGATCCGCGACCGGCTGGCCGAACTGAGCGCCCGGACCAGGTTCCAGGTGCTCACCTTCGTCCCCGGGGGCGGCCAGAGCGAGGCGGCCCGCGAGTCCAGCCGGCCGCTCGACGAGGAACTGCTGGGCCGGGGCGTCGAGCTGCGGACCACCTTCCTGGACTCGGTGCGCAACCACCAGCCCACCACGGACTACGCGCGCTGGCTCGCGGAGCGCGGCGGGCAGGTGCGCACGGCGCCCTCGCTGCCGCTGCGGATGGTCGTGGTGGACCGCGAGGCCGCGGTGGTGCCGCTCGATCCCGAACGGAGCGACACCGCGACCGTGCTCTACGGCAAGGGCGCGGTCGCTGCGATGTGCGCGCTGTTCGACCTGGTCTGGTCGGGCGCCGCGCCGCTGGGCGACTCCAAGAGCCGCGACTCGCACGGCATGTCCAGTCAGCACTACGCCCTGCTGCGCATCCTCCAGCAGGGCGAGACCGACCTGGTCGCGGCCCGGAAGCTGGGCATCTCCGAGCGCACCGTCAGGCGGCTGATCTCCGAGGTGATGGACCTCCTGGGGGCTCGCAGCCGCTTCCAGGCCGGCGCTCTCGCCACCGAACGCGCCTGGCTGCAGTGA